In one window of Gemmatimonadota bacterium DNA:
- a CDS encoding sigma-54-dependent Fis family transcriptional regulator yields MSHTSTKLTLLPSEGPFAAAIDSLLRYAPFPCHLVLLGESGVGKTTLARLVHERSRVANGPFETVNLAGLDDDLANSELMGHERGAFTGAYGRHLGAFERSHGGTLFLDEVGKLSIPIQKKILTVIDDGLVRRVGGQRDIPVRVRHIFAANESLETLVHEGKLLPEFEARLQFQRIRVPSLRERREEIPMLFADLLRRHAPQYGYPARPPIATDPLVERLQSMRWPGNVRSLENLAIRLLQDASGSQTLGPELFTTDLERYCGGTLFSATPTVSRRDRIVGALREASGNVTRAAELLGCSRSTIYLWMREDSIAADACPDRTA; encoded by the coding sequence ATGTCCCACACGTCCACCAAGCTCACGCTATTGCCAAGCGAGGGGCCTTTCGCGGCTGCGATCGACTCCCTTTTGCGCTACGCTCCCTTCCCGTGCCATCTCGTACTCCTCGGCGAGAGCGGTGTCGGGAAGACCACGCTTGCGCGTCTCGTCCACGAGCGTTCGCGCGTCGCCAACGGCCCATTCGAGACGGTGAATCTCGCGGGGCTCGACGATGACCTCGCGAATTCCGAGCTCATGGGACACGAGCGCGGCGCGTTCACCGGTGCATATGGCCGCCACCTCGGCGCCTTCGAGCGATCGCATGGAGGTACCCTGTTCCTCGACGAGGTCGGGAAACTCTCGATCCCGATCCAGAAGAAGATCCTCACGGTCATCGACGATGGCCTCGTACGCCGCGTCGGCGGTCAGCGCGACATCCCGGTTCGCGTGAGACACATCTTCGCTGCGAACGAGTCTCTCGAGACGCTTGTGCACGAAGGCAAGCTTCTGCCCGAGTTCGAGGCGCGGCTGCAGTTCCAGCGCATTCGCGTACCAAGCCTCCGGGAACGCCGAGAGGAGATTCCGATGCTCTTCGCCGATCTCCTTCGGCGTCACGCTCCGCAATACGGCTACCCGGCGCGGCCTCCCATAGCGACGGACCCTCTCGTCGAACGCCTCCAGTCGATGCGGTGGCCGGGGAATGTTCGCTCGCTGGAGAACCTGGCGATCCGTCTGCTGCAGGACGCCAGCGGCTCGCAGACCCTTGGACCGGAGTTGTTCACGACGGACCTCGAACGCTATTGCGGAGGGACGCTGTTCAGTGCGACGCCGACAGTGTCCCGCCGTGACAGAATCGTGGGCGCATTGCGCGAGGCATCGGGAAACGTCACCAGGGCCGCGGAGCTGCTCGGTTGTTCGCGCAGCACCATCTATTTGTGGATGCGAGAGGACTCGATAGCGGCGGACGCATGTCCGGACCGGACAGCATAG
- a CDS encoding prepilin-type N-terminal cleavage/methylation domain-containing protein, with the protein MIRQGFTLIELLVTIVILAVAAGAVGLAAGGWVTTGTVDAAASLVAGARAEAIRRGEPVRIGIPRDSVAGSASGSFGSGVFMVTALPDGSVIAPPALRLDRLTGRPMRTVAR; encoded by the coding sequence ATGATCCGCCAAGGCTTCACGCTGATCGAGCTCCTCGTGACCATCGTGATCCTGGCGGTCGCGGCGGGTGCCGTGGGGCTCGCCGCCGGTGGATGGGTGACGACGGGGACCGTCGATGCCGCCGCGTCCCTCGTCGCCGGCGCACGCGCGGAGGCGATCAGGCGGGGCGAGCCGGTGCGGATCGGCATCCCACGGGACTCGGTGGCCGGGTCGGCGTCGGGATCGTTCGGCTCCGGGGTGTTCATGGTCACGGCGCTTCCCGATGGGAGCGTGATCGCCCCGCCGGCGCTCCGCCTCGACCGGCTGACGGGCCGTCCGATGCGCACGGTGGCGAGATGA
- a CDS encoding type II secretion system F family protein: MSPRTERPVRAQRYRFRALDASGAVALGELWATGDEAARDQLARRRLLPTALRVEADPHHARRRPNDLDLAIGLRVLASLLEARLPLDRVLGAFASVAPAGWPVSAIEEMRGRVREGGSLAAAIAETFPSAPRHIVSILGAGEGSGAISEACRLAAHELELVATTSRAVRSALAYPALLALAGTVAVGVLVGIVLPRFAALLSDIGQALPWSTQAVLAAAGAFRLAALPLSALVLAGAMALRHWRGNDIDAARRIDGVLLRLPVAGPLLHSAAGARVAGTLANLLQAGVTLPVGLVLAGAASGNADIAARVADATMRVDAGERLSRAFELTGALPPALGQLLRAGEESGDLPAMLTFGARIERERLQERLTSLVRVVEPALILAFGGIIALVAASLFQAIYAVRPA, encoded by the coding sequence GTGTCGCCGCGGACTGAGCGCCCGGTGCGCGCCCAGCGCTACCGCTTCCGTGCGCTGGATGCCTCGGGTGCCGTCGCGCTGGGAGAGTTGTGGGCGACGGGCGACGAAGCGGCGCGTGACCAGCTCGCGCGCCGCCGCCTCCTGCCGACGGCGCTCCGCGTCGAGGCGGATCCCCATCACGCACGTCGACGGCCGAACGATCTCGACCTCGCCATCGGCCTGCGCGTGCTGGCGTCGCTGCTCGAGGCGCGCCTGCCGCTCGACCGCGTGCTCGGCGCGTTCGCGTCGGTCGCACCCGCCGGTTGGCCGGTGTCCGCGATCGAGGAGATGCGCGGCCGCGTGCGGGAGGGCGGCTCGCTAGCGGCAGCGATCGCGGAGACGTTCCCGTCCGCGCCGCGCCACATCGTGAGCATCCTCGGCGCGGGGGAGGGGTCGGGCGCGATCTCCGAGGCCTGCCGGCTCGCGGCGCATGAGCTCGAACTCGTCGCCACGACGTCCCGCGCGGTGCGGTCCGCACTGGCCTACCCCGCGCTGCTCGCGCTCGCCGGCACGGTGGCGGTCGGGGTGCTGGTCGGCATCGTCCTGCCGCGCTTCGCCGCGCTGCTGAGCGACATCGGCCAGGCGCTGCCGTGGTCGACGCAAGCCGTACTCGCCGCGGCCGGTGCATTCCGCCTGGCCGCGCTCCCGCTCTCCGCCCTCGTCCTCGCCGGCGCGATGGCGCTCAGGCACTGGCGCGGGAACGACATTGACGCCGCCCGACGGATCGACGGCGTGCTGCTCCGTCTCCCGGTGGCGGGTCCACTGCTCCACTCCGCCGCGGGCGCTCGCGTCGCCGGGACGCTCGCCAACCTGTTGCAGGCCGGGGTGACGCTGCCCGTGGGGCTCGTTCTTGCCGGCGCGGCCAGCGGCAACGCGGACATCGCGGCGCGCGTCGCGGACGCGACGATGCGCGTCGATGCAGGCGAGCGTCTCTCCCGCGCCTTCGAGCTGACGGGGGCGCTGCCGCCGGCGCTCGGTCAGCTCCTCCGCGCCGGCGAGGAGTCGGGCGACCTCCCGGCGATGCTCACGTTCGGCGCGCGGATCGAGCGGGAGCGGCTGCAGGAGCGGCTCACGTCGCTCGTGCGCGTCGTGGAGCCGGCGCTCATCCTCGCCTTCGGCGGCATCATCGCCCTCGTCGCGGCGTCATTGTTCCAGGCGATCTACGCGGTGCGGCCCGCATGA
- a CDS encoding prepilin-type N-terminal cleavage/methylation domain-containing protein, with the protein MNARQVKRRSGLTLLEVVVALTITAFVLLGARAVVDGIAAIARANDAEDRGHLAAMNGRRLLLELVLDARAGVDPSATFGGDDASATWDTWCRVPRGWKERCRATVSLARDSVGAALILETSIDRDATLALVRLDGTPVVAYLDDARFGGRWVPAWGPSTARPVALGVLSQTDTLILPTSRSMR; encoded by the coding sequence ATGAACGCGCGCCAGGTCAAGCGCCGGAGCGGACTCACGCTCCTCGAGGTCGTGGTGGCGCTCACCATCACCGCCTTCGTGCTGCTCGGGGCCCGCGCCGTCGTCGACGGGATCGCGGCGATCGCGAGGGCCAACGACGCGGAGGATCGCGGCCACCTCGCCGCGATGAATGGACGGCGCCTGCTGCTCGAACTCGTGCTCGACGCGCGCGCCGGCGTCGATCCGTCCGCGACGTTCGGTGGCGACGACGCGAGCGCCACGTGGGACACGTGGTGCCGGGTGCCTCGGGGCTGGAAGGAGCGCTGCCGCGCGACCGTCAGCCTCGCTCGGGACTCGGTCGGCGCGGCGCTCATCCTCGAGACGTCGATCGACCGCGATGCGACCCTCGCCCTCGTCCGCCTCGACGGGACCCCGGTCGTCGCCTATCTCGACGATGCGCGATTCGGCGGCCGCTGGGTGCCAGCGTGGGGCCCGTCCACCGCGCGCCCCGTCGCCCTCGGCGTCCTCTCGCAGACCGACACGCTGATCCTGCCGACGTCGAGGTCGATGCGATGA
- a CDS encoding transposase, which translates to MLRSRVSTTMDSRFCLEAVKEAIGRYGCAAIFNTDQGRLFTSADFTGLLTAHGVRISMDGQGCWRDDIFVERPWLTIKYEEVYLHAYATVSDARAALGRYLTLSNTRRRQSSLADPPQRGILPYAAVATSGGRVATRGAT; encoded by the coding sequence GTGCTGCGTTCGCGCGTATCCACGACGATGGACAGCCGCTTCTGCCTCGAGGCGGTGAAGGAGGCCATCGGGCGCTACGGGTGCGCGGCGATCTTCAACACGGATCAAGGCCGTCTATTCACGAGCGCCGACTTCACGGGCCTGCTCACCGCGCACGGCGTCCGCATCAGCATGGATGGGCAGGGCTGCTGGCGCGACGACATCTTCGTCGAGCGGCCCTGGCTCACGATCAAGTACGAAGAGGTCTACCTGCACGCCTACGCCACGGTCTCCGACGCGCGCGCCGCGCTCGGCCGCTACCTCACGCTCTCCAACACCCGTCGCCGCCAGTCGAGCCTCGCCGACCCCCCCCAACGAGGCATACTTCCTTACGCTGCTGTCGCCACTTCGGGTGGCCGCGTAGCCACCCGAGGAGCTACATAG
- the gspG gene encoding type II secretion system major pseudopilin GspG: protein MRVAFTLIEVLVVVVIIAVLASLVAPSVFQHVSEAKETTARAQVEMLGAALDAYRLHVGRYPTTEEGLGALWQRPPSLTAGWRGPYLSRAAPLDPWGRAYIYRSPGSLERGGYELSSLGADGRSGGEGEARDVTSW, encoded by the coding sequence ATGCGCGTCGCATTCACTCTTATAGAGGTGCTGGTAGTCGTCGTGATCATCGCGGTGCTGGCCTCGCTCGTAGCCCCGAGCGTATTCCAGCATGTCAGCGAAGCGAAGGAGACGACGGCGCGCGCTCAGGTAGAGATGCTCGGGGCGGCGCTCGACGCATATCGACTGCACGTCGGGAGATATCCGACCACTGAGGAGGGGCTCGGCGCCCTCTGGCAGCGCCCGCCGAGCCTGACCGCTGGATGGCGTGGCCCCTATCTGAGCCGAGCGGCTCCGCTGGATCCGTGGGGGCGCGCCTACATCTATCGCAGCCCGGGTTCTTTAGAGCGAGGGGGGTACGAGCTCAGTTCCCTCGGGGCTGACGGTCGATCTGGCGGCGAAGGCGAAGCTCGGGACGTGACGAGCTGGTGA
- a CDS encoding type II/IV secretion system protein: protein MHTPSVPGSRLRLADGLTAQLLFHHRVCPIEVSADGHLVVAAATDHHASAMTVLEESYGLPIRELAMDDAEVLRAIERLAAHSETLSEGGPEGADSADRAADAREMADQPPVIRFVNQLIRSAFDSHASDIHIESDRSGALVSRLRIDGVLMDGPTPSAALARAVASRVKLLAELDISERRKPQDGRVRVRLETRELDLRVSTVPTLHGESIVIRLLDQGGRPGQLEDLGLGATDLSRLDRICRKAHGLVLVTGPTGSGKTSTLYAALTRRDTTTEKVITVEDPVEYELAGITQVPVHAHVGVTMGGALRSILRQDPDVIMVGEMRDTETAETAIQAAMTGHLVFSTLHTTDAIGAVPRLVDLGVAGYLVAATLDAVLAQRLVRVVCAHCRVLYDPDPEHVSLVSGRPESRRRLVRGSGCAECRGSGFRGRTGIFELLLLDDRLREAIARGAPRTELEAIAEAGGHRRLLRDAWEKVTAGITTIEEVLRVAAD, encoded by the coding sequence GTGCACACCCCGTCCGTTCCCGGATCGCGCCTGCGTCTCGCCGACGGCCTGACGGCGCAGCTGCTGTTCCACCATCGCGTCTGCCCGATCGAGGTCTCTGCGGACGGCCACCTCGTCGTCGCGGCCGCGACGGACCATCACGCGAGCGCGATGACGGTGCTGGAAGAGTCGTACGGGCTCCCGATCCGCGAGCTGGCGATGGACGACGCGGAGGTCCTCCGCGCCATCGAGCGACTCGCGGCACACTCGGAGACCCTCTCCGAGGGCGGCCCTGAAGGCGCGGACTCCGCCGACCGCGCGGCGGACGCGCGCGAGATGGCCGACCAGCCGCCGGTCATCCGGTTCGTCAACCAGCTGATCCGCAGCGCGTTCGACAGCCACGCGAGCGATATCCACATCGAGAGCGACCGGTCGGGCGCCCTGGTCTCGCGCCTTCGGATCGACGGCGTCCTCATGGACGGTCCCACTCCGTCCGCCGCGCTCGCCCGTGCGGTCGCGTCGCGCGTGAAGCTGCTGGCCGAGCTCGATATCTCCGAACGGCGCAAGCCACAGGACGGTCGCGTGCGCGTGCGCCTCGAGACGCGCGAGCTGGACCTCCGCGTCTCGACGGTGCCGACCCTGCACGGCGAGAGCATCGTGATCCGGCTCCTCGACCAGGGAGGCCGTCCCGGCCAGCTCGAGGACCTCGGATTGGGCGCGACGGACCTGTCGCGCCTCGATCGCATCTGCCGGAAGGCGCACGGACTCGTCCTCGTCACCGGTCCGACAGGAAGCGGCAAGACCTCGACGCTCTACGCCGCGCTCACCCGTCGCGACACGACGACGGAGAAGGTGATCACCGTCGAGGATCCCGTGGAGTACGAGCTCGCCGGCATCACGCAGGTCCCCGTGCACGCGCATGTCGGCGTCACGATGGGGGGGGCGCTGCGAAGCATCCTGCGGCAGGACCCGGACGTCATCATGGTCGGCGAGATGCGCGACACCGAAACGGCCGAGACCGCGATCCAGGCGGCGATGACCGGCCACCTCGTCTTCAGCACCCTGCACACCACCGATGCGATCGGGGCGGTCCCGCGGCTCGTCGATCTCGGAGTCGCCGGCTACCTCGTCGCGGCGACGTTGGACGCGGTGCTCGCACAGCGCCTCGTGCGCGTCGTCTGCGCGCACTGTCGTGTGCTCTACGATCCCGACCCCGAGCACGTCAGCCTCGTGTCCGGGCGACCGGAGTCCCGGCGTCGGCTGGTGCGGGGTTCGGGTTGTGCCGAGTGTCGCGGCAGCGGCTTCCGCGGCCGCACCGGGATCTTCGAGCTCCTGCTGCTCGATGACAGGCTGCGCGAGGCGATCGCGCGCGGCGCTCCACGCACGGAGCTCGAGGCGATCGCCGAGGCCGGGGGTCATCGGCGCCTGCTCCGGGACGCGTGGGAGAAGGTGACGGCCGGCATCACCACGATCGAGGAGGTCCTGCGTGTCGCCGCGGACTGA
- a CDS encoding tyrosine-type recombinase/integrase encodes MDAAAESGPVIRLLAHYHSRLRANPTLCAHLERLGLATRATIAEHRLGFVDRTAQRALLPRSPRDAAVMRTAWIAEGFLLPNGRERLRGCLVVPLPGTSTAIGARSGSRTGHPIWELVAPSGAPDALLFTPPPAALARELVCTLDPLDALMLCRHGADWVASCARVPEAHGRARLIEHLLTVSSGPLRVIAAGTRDGRALVGELLAAARDRPIRIVHLPAGCSVRDLRRLHGEQAIEALLSDRRLPTSAAAVRSPSGRTRVVRPVAPWAGRAGSLVSALDAHLAHLEAAGRPPDAIRQRTRALDLLRTACLAQEVDSMGALTVETLEVFQRSLLSGETSTPVSRIIGAPGPPRSRNAIIRVLSAARQFLAWALRAGLVTRDLREGLLPLRRTAVTPPQVLSADEVEAILDATRVRTTAGLRDRAMLEVLYSTGIRRVELVGLDVHDLDESRGVLRVRRGKGGTTRLVPLGRRARYWVARYVETARIRHAESAHEPALFLTGRGRRITPKMVTGRMRQCLRTAGIGKAGSCHIFRHSMATLMHDAGADIRDLQALLGHALLTSTQLYTRVSMQRLVEVHARTHPAECDAASIERE; translated from the coding sequence ATGGACGCCGCGGCCGAGTCGGGACCCGTCATCCGCCTGCTCGCGCACTATCATTCGCGCCTGCGGGCCAACCCAACGCTGTGCGCGCACTTGGAGCGTCTCGGGCTCGCGACGCGAGCGACGATCGCCGAGCACCGGCTCGGGTTCGTCGATCGCACCGCCCAGCGGGCGCTGCTGCCTCGGTCGCCACGCGATGCGGCGGTCATGCGCACGGCGTGGATCGCGGAGGGCTTCCTGTTGCCCAATGGGCGCGAACGCCTCCGTGGTTGCCTCGTGGTGCCGTTGCCTGGCACCTCAACCGCGATCGGTGCCCGCTCGGGATCCCGAACCGGGCACCCGATCTGGGAACTCGTCGCGCCCTCGGGCGCCCCGGACGCTCTGCTCTTCACCCCGCCGCCGGCGGCTCTCGCCCGTGAGCTGGTCTGCACGCTCGATCCGCTCGATGCGTTGATGCTGTGCCGCCATGGAGCCGATTGGGTGGCGTCGTGCGCGAGGGTGCCGGAAGCGCACGGGCGCGCGCGTCTCATCGAACATCTCCTCACCGTGTCATCCGGCCCCCTCCGAGTCATCGCGGCCGGAACGCGGGACGGCCGTGCGTTGGTCGGCGAACTGCTGGCGGCGGCGCGGGACCGGCCGATCCGGATCGTCCACCTCCCGGCGGGCTGCTCCGTTCGTGACCTGCGGCGGCTCCACGGCGAACAGGCGATCGAGGCGCTGCTCAGCGATCGACGCCTGCCGACGTCGGCAGCCGCGGTCCGGTCGCCCTCGGGGCGCACGCGTGTCGTTCGACCCGTCGCACCGTGGGCCGGCCGCGCGGGCAGTCTGGTCAGCGCGCTCGACGCCCATCTGGCGCACCTCGAGGCTGCGGGCCGCCCGCCCGACGCGATTCGTCAGCGCACGCGAGCGCTCGACCTCCTCCGAACGGCGTGCCTCGCGCAGGAGGTCGACTCGATGGGTGCGCTGACCGTGGAGACGCTCGAAGTCTTTCAGCGCTCCCTGCTGTCGGGCGAGACGAGCACGCCGGTTTCGAGGATCATCGGTGCTCCTGGGCCTCCCCGATCCCGCAACGCGATCATCCGCGTGCTCTCAGCGGCACGCCAGTTCCTCGCATGGGCGCTCCGGGCGGGACTCGTCACGCGCGATCTGCGCGAAGGACTCCTCCCGCTCCGCCGCACGGCCGTCACTCCACCGCAGGTCCTCTCGGCCGACGAGGTCGAGGCGATCCTCGACGCGACGCGCGTGCGGACCACCGCCGGCCTCCGCGATCGCGCGATGCTCGAGGTCCTGTACTCCACCGGCATCCGCCGTGTCGAGCTCGTCGGGCTCGATGTGCACGACCTCGACGAGTCGCGCGGCGTGCTCCGCGTGCGACGCGGCAAGGGTGGGACCACGCGGCTCGTCCCGCTGGGTCGCCGCGCACGGTACTGGGTGGCCCGCTACGTGGAGACGGCGCGCATCCGCCACGCGGAGTCGGCACACGAGCCCGCGCTCTTTCTCACGGGACGCGGGCGCCGGATCACCCCGAAGATGGTGACGGGCCGGATGCGCCAGTGCCTTCGCACAGCGGGCATCGGCAAGGCGGGGAGTTGTCACATCTTCCGGCACTCGATGGCGACACTCATGCACGACGCCGGCGCGGACATCCGGGACCTGCAGGCGCTGCTCGGCCACGCGCTCCTCACGAGCACGCAGCTCTACACGCGCGTGTCGATGCAGCGGTTGGTGGAGGTGCATGCCCGCACGCATCCTGCCGAGTGCGACGCCGCGTCGATCGAACGCGAGTGA
- a CDS encoding general secretion pathway protein GspK, with product MRRGFALLSVVLLLTGGAAVALAALTLARRAIRATENRIALTRNGWRAEDCAARALAAIDALARGAEEAGSRRGPMAPDTIAAILERAPAVVECPGRVTLRPAGLQLPLNVADGVELRGLFSGVGLAPGAADSLADAILDWRDADDAVRAMGCERTCYDATGGAPPRNDRFAHVMELESVRGFASADSATAMRTGSGLRGLFSVDDDRVSMRHAAPVILAALPGIGVRGAAAIERRRRAGPWRPSTLQQVGAELPAVEVIALTRAMTALETIATVEPAAWILDVRSPRPASGVGVSPNESTLELRLRLGADGASLIRRSTGP from the coding sequence ATGAGGCGCGGCTTCGCGCTGCTGTCCGTCGTCCTCCTCCTCACCGGCGGCGCGGCGGTCGCGCTCGCCGCGCTCACGCTCGCGCGGCGCGCGATCCGCGCGACGGAGAACCGCATCGCGCTCACGCGCAACGGCTGGCGCGCCGAGGACTGCGCGGCACGCGCCCTCGCGGCGATCGATGCGCTGGCGCGTGGCGCGGAGGAGGCCGGTTCCCGCCGGGGACCGATGGCCCCGGATACGATCGCGGCGATCCTCGAACGCGCCCCCGCGGTCGTCGAGTGTCCTGGCCGCGTCACGCTCAGGCCCGCGGGGCTGCAGCTGCCACTGAACGTCGCCGACGGCGTCGAACTGCGAGGGCTGTTCTCCGGCGTCGGCCTCGCTCCCGGCGCCGCGGACTCGCTCGCGGATGCCATCCTCGACTGGCGCGACGCGGACGATGCCGTGCGGGCGATGGGCTGCGAGCGGACCTGTTACGACGCGACGGGCGGGGCCCCACCGCGGAACGACCGCTTCGCTCATGTGATGGAACTCGAGTCCGTCCGCGGCTTCGCCAGCGCCGACAGTGCGACGGCGATGCGCACCGGCTCCGGTCTGCGCGGCCTCTTCTCCGTCGACGACGATCGCGTCTCGATGCGCCACGCCGCGCCCGTCATCCTCGCGGCCCTTCCCGGAATCGGTGTGCGAGGAGCGGCGGCGATCGAACGACGCCGACGCGCGGGTCCGTGGCGACCGTCCACGCTGCAGCAGGTCGGCGCCGAGCTGCCCGCGGTCGAGGTGATCGCCCTCACGCGGGCGATGACCGCGCTCGAGACCATCGCCACCGTCGAGCCCGCGGCCTGGATACTCGACGTCCGGTCGCCTCGTCCCGCCTCTGGAGTCGGTGTTTCGCCGAACGAGTCCACGCTCGAACTGCGTCTCCGGCTCGGCGCGGATGGCGCGAGCCTGATCCGACGGAGCACCGGCCCATGA
- a CDS encoding sigma-54-dependent Fis family transcriptional regulator has product MTPRSTDDIIMLGDSVPMQVLRREIELVARSDLSVLISGETGVGKELTALALHRSSGRSGAFVPVNGCATSETMFESAMFGHEPGAFTGAVSRRPGYMAEADLGTLLLDEVCSLPLESQAKLLRAIDTNQYRRLGASRDSTSRFRLVSASNRSLQGEVDAGRFRLDLLHRLCGIELVVPPLRERGEDVLALFRHYLELFDPTGDSARELDREAAAYLRSHGWPGNVRELRHVAQRAVLRARGARTVVRDHLVPDGLATRGRLPASDLELRSKEAQLLGELLRRYDWCTKSVARELLVSRKTVYERMRRLGLQPARRGRSGAASARGQWLS; this is encoded by the coding sequence GTGACGCCCCGCTCGACGGATGACATCATCATGCTTGGCGATTCGGTGCCGATGCAGGTGCTGCGGCGGGAGATAGAGCTGGTCGCCCGCTCGGACCTTTCGGTGCTGATCAGCGGCGAGACCGGCGTCGGGAAGGAACTCACGGCGCTCGCGCTGCACCGCTCGAGCGGACGTTCGGGCGCCTTCGTGCCCGTGAACGGCTGCGCGACGAGCGAGACCATGTTCGAGTCCGCGATGTTCGGGCATGAGCCTGGGGCTTTCACCGGCGCCGTGAGTCGACGCCCAGGCTACATGGCCGAGGCGGATCTTGGCACGCTGCTGCTGGACGAGGTGTGCAGCCTGCCGTTGGAATCGCAGGCGAAGCTGCTTCGTGCCATCGATACGAACCAGTATCGACGACTCGGCGCGAGCCGGGACTCGACCAGCCGTTTCCGGTTGGTGTCGGCATCGAACCGCTCCTTGCAGGGCGAGGTCGACGCAGGGCGGTTCCGCCTCGACCTGCTGCACCGACTCTGCGGGATCGAGCTCGTGGTGCCACCACTCCGTGAGCGGGGGGAGGACGTGCTCGCGCTCTTCCGGCATTATCTCGAACTCTTCGATCCGACCGGCGACAGCGCGCGCGAGCTCGATCGGGAAGCGGCCGCGTACCTGCGCTCCCATGGATGGCCCGGCAACGTCCGCGAGTTGCGGCATGTGGCGCAGCGTGCCGTGCTGAGGGCACGGGGGGCACGAACAGTCGTCCGCGACCACCTTGTGCCTGACGGCCTCGCAACGCGCGGACGGTTGCCCGCGTCGGATCTCGAACTGCGTTCCAAGGAGGCTCAGCTGCTCGGCGAGCTGCTTCGCCGCTACGACTGGTGCACCAAGTCGGTGGCGCGGGAGCTTCTGGTCTCGCGCAAAACGGTCTACGAGCGGATGCGGCGATTAGGGCTCCAGCCAGCGCGCCGCGGGCGGTCGGGCGCCGCGAGTGCTCGCGGGCAATGGCTCTCCTGA